Genomic segment of Ostrinia nubilalis chromosome 10, ilOstNubi1.1, whole genome shotgun sequence:
GTGTGAGTGTGAGTGAGTAGGTGTGTGTTTGTGTGGGTATGTAAGAGAGAGATGGGTATGATATCACTAAGATTATGAAACTGAAATGTTCAAAGTATTCACGCGGGGTTAGTCAACAGGAGCTCTGTTTCGTGGTAGCTAATTTGTAGAAGCCAGTCGAATAGTTTCGATTTCACGACAGATGGATGGCTCAATTTGATGTCACAAGAAGATGCCACTTTGTTGTAGATGAAAGGTCAGATTATTGTAGAGGAAAggaaagattttaaacttttgcgttccatttcatctaaaatagtaagacacaggtcttaacgcgacatttattaatgagttacattatgtactcacggctgtCGCAAGGATATTTATAAAAGAAATGCATATAACACGAGTATAGTTATGTATAACCTACTACCGGAAGAACTTAAAGTACTCCAAGGCCCtatattttaaagcagattGACTTGCTGGCTTTTGgacaaatgtttttatagttataaggaatattttaattggcgacattgatactattaatttaattttacattgacattttcttaattatttgacattaaTACTATTGAATCCTGTAATTTTTGCACGTCTGCGAGCAGACATGATCCTATTTAatattgtcaccctgtattactgtgtttttggcaaataaacgttttgaatttgaattgaatttgaacttgacgtttcggctgcgatactgcagccgtggtcacaagcagactggcggctcgcggcgtcgtccgttcgggcgggcttgaagattttcaactaccctcatattgtcattTGTTATACTACCACTAGTGATGTTACCACGACACACAACACTCGCAGTAtccgtcaagccgtgagtacataatgtaactcattaataaacgtcgcattaagacccgtgtcttactattttacaGAATATGTGGTTTGAACCATTAGAGTagacgcacaccgttgatttttcgtcggccgatagtttagtcgggcagttgatcagtatgggcatgtatgggagtgcgcacattacgtcgattcaatttggccgattcttcatacaatttaaaatcgggcacaactatcggccaactaaaaatcaacggtatgCGCCTGCTCTTAAACCACTAAAGACCTGGGGTGTTTCCCTTGTCGCTGATTGACCATTGCTAGAGGTACTATACCATAGGGGGCCGATGGGATCAGCTGGGTCCACAAGACCTAGTGGTGGTGTGGAAAAATGTGTCACTGTGCTCCCGGTGTTATTAGCGACGAACAGAAGGAGCGAACATCCCTCTCCTTTGTTGCGGAGCGAAGGTATGGAGTCGTCCTTACTCTGTCTTGGAAAATAGCAATAACCATATCCGAGCGAGACGTCTTGGCTGCGCGCCAAATGAAGATGGCGCTGTTCCTCttaattttatgtttctttTGTATTTATCAGTTTTATAGTAAAGTActgccaacgagaagcgataccaaatgtaaacaaacctaatgtcatggtcatttggaatagcaggggtttgactttgacatattttggcgggagaacgagacattacgacaaataaacaagatgggaagagacagaataggtcatatcgaccttttgtatcgctgctattTGGTCGTACTTTAGTGTATGTGTCATTTTGCAGATATTCCACAAGTCGTTCGAGCAGACCGCCTGTATCCACGAGAGCTCAGACATGCTACGCTGCCTCTTGCAAGTGACGCGCGAAGTATCCGCTGCATGTCACGCCGTGCCCGCGCCGCGCCATCTGCAGGCCGCGCGCGACCTGTATACTGACGTGAGTATGACGTCACCAGCTCCTGCCGGTTGCCTGCCGCGTGACGTCATCTAGACCCGAAATGCTGCGATGTCTcctgcaatgagggctatcgttttagcgctcaccagttggcgccactgtagagtaaggtcctgtcacttgctagtcgcgaagacagtggcgccaacttgtgagcgctgaagtggtaggaggactatcgcatttgcactcatcaagatggctccactgtagagtaaggtcctgtcaatcgccaggggtgccaactgttaagtataaaaacgatagccctcattgacggCATCAGCTCCAGCCTGCCGAGCCGTGCCCGCGCCGCGACACCTGCAGGCCGCGCGCGACCTGTATGCTGACGTGAGTATGACGTCATCAGCACCAAccggccgcgtgacgtcacccaGGCCCAACGTGCTCTCTGCCTAATGCAGGTGACTCGCGAAGTATCCGCTGCATGTCACGCCGTGCCTGCGCCACGCCATCTGCAGGCCGCGCGCGACCTGTATACTGACGTGAGTGTGACGTCATCGTTTCCAGCCGGCAACCGGGTGACGTCACGAGTTCCAGCCGGCCGCCTACCGTGTAACGTCACTCAAGGTTGCGTGGCGTCTCAAGTTCCAGTATAGTGCGTGACGTCACCAGCTCATCAGTCAGATTAGCCACGCCTACTCTGCTGTGCGCACGTATCAGTACAGTTAGTATGCATTAGGAGACATGGAAttttaaacgggactattcccacctctcgttccctccactgcaactcctgtgtagccaggatctacagctcgaaaaaaaacccaaccaatgaaggtcaagtttggcccgggggaaagttatggaattttagtaaaaattaaCGTATCTTTACAGGAGATTCTGCCATCGTGCGAGAAACTGGACGACGCTGTGAACGAGTACGCGGCTCGAATGTCCAGCTACATCAACAGCACCAACAACACCGTAAGTTCAGCATTGAATACTACAACCCgagagctaactgcgcaccttgctggaatgcgactctcctcCCACTTACCCGCAATCACCCCGTCCAtaacagagggcttagtgtgagtttacatcaaatttcgtcactagcgagcgcgttaaaaaaatatttgaagattttatttcttgaaagtttccgcagCGCcccgctgtacaatccgtcatatatttaatgtcactttttacgcgacatcgaatgcgtttgacgtaaacttaCACTACACCCCCAGAGCGGCGATGTGTCGTCGATCgaactcgatcgggttgtacttATTTTTACCTTTGTCAAGGTTGCTCTAGCAAGGTACATGTTATGTGCTCTATATTGTACACAACTAATTTACTGTATACTGATTTTGTTTCAGAATACATCTCGTTCCAAGCGGAGCAGCAGAACCAGTAGCAGGAAGAAGTCGATTGGCACGTGGTCTAAGTCGGGATCTAAAATGAGTAATGctactttaaatttttataataagCACATCCAGCCACATCAGATATTATAACATAAAATCGATATTGTTCCTCtcgaaataaaaagtattttgcaattcaaaagacaatgccggaaattggcatctttttttttcgcgcggccatcgaccaaaccttgttctttgattacaaaatagtgtaagaaaccgaaaatagtgacattgtatgtgtaaacaaacaataccatccattaaaggctccagacatcagtgtgaagcagaatcagcgcattaaaaaaattgcgcaatattttgttgcaatttcttactaaacttgcgcgcaaaaagtaaatctagtatgtaaaatcatcaaaactctaacgctcgtaactcagttcagactgagtttagaggtatacatgtcatagtaagtttggtttattacactattttgtaataaaaaaataaggtttgttcgatggccgcgcgaaaaaaaggccacctttcatacaaaatctggcattgccatttgtcattaaaattatttaatcgcCCGTTACAGAGTCTGACGCTGAGTCCAGATTGTCCATGTATTCTCTGGACACCCTTCGCATAAACTTGCATCCCAAATCATCCAGCTCAAAGGACAACCAATCCAGGTACGaatgatttttaaaatgatcagtaatatttttaaagcgTTTTATTTTCTTGCAAAAAACTGTAACTCGTTTTTCACACAATGAGACAATGAGAACTAAGTAGGCGCCACCTGGCGACAGGTTCTGTAACTCGCAAGTGGTGCcaatagacaatttgacaccattccccaataaatcgaaatcacaacttttctaaaaagaaacttcattctggtcttaaaaactgaattaattttaaattacctgtaaactacgatttttggtcgcattatAATTGCAAAAAGTAGTTTgaattgacaaaatagtgacgtcacttgctgtagtgccatacaaaatctatgggagagtcgttttgacagttttagaaagtacgtcaatgagggctatcgtttttatacctaacagttggcacccctggcgattgacaggaccttactctacagtggcgccatcttgatgagtgcaaatgcgatagtcctcctaccactttagcgctcaccagttggcgccactgtcttcgctactagcaagtgacaggaccttactctacagtggcgccaactggtgagcgctaaaacgatagccctcattggttgGTGGTGCCAACACGTCTATTAGTAAGCGCAAATACTTTAGCCCTTATCATGTAACAATAAAGTGATTAAAGACGTTGTATAatagtaaattatttgtattgtgtaaatacgagtatatttgTCAATCTCAATTTATTACTatagttttattaaaaggatAAACAATGTTGACACAGACATTACTACATTAAATTTACTTTTATACAATAAAGTACATTATTGCTTGTAGCGGCACGTCGAAAGTGCGAGGCGGCGTGAGCTTCCGCGGCGGCAAGCAGGACAACAGCGCCCCCAACGCGCCGCAGAAGACGCCGAGAAAGTCGCCCAGAACGTTCGTATTCTTTTTTAGTACTCGAGCTTAGTTTGTAACCTtctggcacagaataagtaatagtacagatacagaaggattactccgcaagacgatttaaataaatgcgagtcttgctacgacgcgatacagtggaattcagctcgcacagcactacgtacctacaattttattcacctacaagttttgtctctttctatcgcgtgcctctgaactcttcttacgctgttagggttgctgtctagtgaaaaaataattaatctacttatttgtaatgaggtacgtatgtaggtaagtatgcattcattatggaaaaccttgggagaggcctttgtccagcagtggacgtcatttggctgaaacgaacgaacgcattctgagcagtagtcataggttaggttcctatactatcctaagaattattgattacctacatggccaacatacctttcagcatctttgggaagcgaaaaaaaaagataaatccggtagatttcttttcgaattta
This window contains:
- the LOC135075395 gene encoding uncharacterized protein LOC135075395, yielding MFCCSNSLERRDILGIEPEELVKMRRRSAEFCARFSRIYMYQLHRQIHDVKRNSGASLPFARHTQFQAQMVRIASLHQNLLQALQIFHKSFEQTACIHESSDMLRCLLQVTREVSAACHAVPAPRHLQAARDLYTDEILPSCEKLDDAVNEYAARMSSYINSTNNTNTSRSKRSSRTSSRKKSIGTWSKSGSKMKSDAESRLSMYSLDTLRINLHPKSSSSKDNQSSGTSKVRGGVSFRGGKQDNSAPNAPQKTPRKSPRTSRRPLMRDPQGTRGRRPRDSGADIRTMVEAVEAVSILELI